In the Candidatus Latescibacter sp. genome, CCCTTATCGAAGGGGGTAGAAAAAATGAAAGATAAAAAATGCTTGTGGCGAATTCTCCCCTTAACAAGGGGAGATGCCGACAGGCAGAGGGGATCAATCCCTTTAATGAAATGTGAAAAAACATTTTATGAATAATCCGGGTTAAAAGAAAGGGACAAAAATTGTCTGAACCATTGATTCGTATTTTTTGATAGATGCTTTAACAAGTTCAGCATGACACTGTCACCCCGAACTTGTTTCGGGGTCTATTGCGCTCTCTATTCTGACTCCTGACTCCTGTATTCTGTATTCTGTATTCTGTATTCTTTTTCAGTGTATTACTCCCAAACTAATTCACTGTCACAGAAATATCAACGGATTTTTTAGTTGTTTTTGGCATTGCTATTATCTATATAATCTCCTGTGAAAGAGTGGGCTGCGACTTTGGAAGAAGTAAAATCTGTACATTTCAGAAGGTCAAACGAAGGTCTGACATTCGGCAGGAGAGGATTGGATAAGAGAACTCACCCCATTAAACAAAATAATGAAAGAAAAGGGACATATTTAATATCCGCTATTATCTTGATCCGGAAACGGGCTTACCTCATATTTACTCACATAACGTTGAGGAAAAAGAAGTGGAAGAGGTTCTTTCTCATTCGGAGAAAATCGACCAGGACGTGAAGGATCAAGAGTTGCAATCGGGCGAACGTCAAGCGGTCGTTATCTCAGGGTCATCTATGTTCCCGATCCGACACCAAATAGTATTTTTGTCATCACAACATATGAACTACGCGGCAAGCCATTAATTGCATATCTTCGCCGCAAAAGGAGAAAGAAAAGATGAAAAAAAGTGAATTCCCGCCAGGTTGGGACGCTGAACGTGTAAAAAGAGTACTTGACCATTATGAATCTCAGTCTGAGGAAGAAGCTGTCGCTGAGGATGAGGCCACTTTTGAAGCGTTGGATCAAACCGTCATGGAAGTCCCGACAGAGTTGGTTCCAACAATACGCGAAATAATTGCAAAACACTAAAGTAGCCTGATAACTTCTGACAGAAAAACCAACCGACATCGTGTAGTATCGACTGATTTGTCCCGAAACAGAGACGCATTTACCCCGAAAGCGCGAGCGAAAGCGCGGTGGTGAGCTTGATAATGTCTTCGTTTGCCCGGCGGAGATAATCCGAGAGGATGAGCGCGATATTGGTGAGAACGATATATCCGATGCGCGGCTCCTGTTCGCAGAGGGAAAGAAAATCGCTGTCTTTTATGATGAAAAGCTGGCATTTTGTGACCGCTTTAACCGTGGCCGAGCGCTCTTTTTTCCCGAAGAGGACCATCTCCCCGAAGTAGCAGTGATTCTCGCCGGTCATGCGGATAAAGCTGCGCTCCTTGGCGCCGAATTCGTTCCTTGAAGTGACTATGGTCAGCGTTTTGAGAATTTCCACCACGCCATCTTCAAGAAGAAATAATTCATTTCCGGGTTCATTTTCGCTGATGATGGTTGCGCCTGCCTCTTTCTCTCCGGTTGTCACAATTCTGGAGACGCGGCCCAACTCTTCCACCGAAAGACCCTTGAAAAGAGAAAAATCCTTCAGCTTTTGAACGGAAACCTCGCTCATACATTCATCTCTTTGTTATGGGAGGTGAGAATCACTGCAAAGTCATCTTCGGTTATATGGTAGTTCTTTCCCGGATTCATGACAACGGTCATCCGTCCCTTTGATTCGATCTCAAGGCTGCGCCCGGCATCCTCGAATTTACGGCGTATGAAATCATCGATGATATCCTTATCCCCTTTCAGCATGTCTTCCATGTTAAAGGTTTTTTTCTCAGTGATGATGCCGAGGAGGATTGAGCCCTGATGATCCATGAAATCCACGACGGCGGTCTGAAAGGACTTCCCCACAAGCTCATGGGGTATGGGCGCCCGTTTTATGACACTCCCCCGATCGGTGCACATGATCTCCCGCAAAGCCTGGGTTATTCCCGGGGTCATCACCGCCGAGGAAAGGAGAAATCCGTTGAACTCACCGGAGAAAATAATCTGGTCCACTCCGGCGCGTTTCAGGTGCACTTCATTGGCGGCGTCGAGCAGCTCTGCGCAGACTTCCACATTACGGGCGACGGATTTTATGGCCAGCGCGGCTATGAGGGTACGGTCATCCGGTTTGGCCTGGCCGTCCGGTCCCGGATCGGCGAGAATGATCGCCGAAGAAGCTTTCACAATAGAGGCGCGCATGAGGGTCGGTTCGGCGGTATAATCCCCTCGGACAAACCGTATCGATGCCTCTGAAAACCGTTCGATCAGATTGGTAATCTCGGTTTCCGGGTGCGTATTGATGAGCACGATGTCCGGCAAAGATCGTGCAGTGGAAACGATGCCGCCGATCACACGCTCGATATTTGAGTTATATCCGCAAATCACCACATGATTCTGGAGATTGAGCTTCTGCAATCCTCTGCCCTCCCTGATACGAGTTGCGGTTAATATTGATGCGATGGTGCCGGTTAAAAAGCTCATCAGGATGACGCCGAGCATGATGAGCGGAATGGTCAGGAGCTTCCCCCCGGTGGTCCGGGGCGTTATATCTCCGTACCCGACAGTTGCAATAGTGACCACAAACCAGTAAATACTGTCCCAGACAGAATCGTAATGACGGTTCGCGCTCATCTCGACAGCGCGGATGAGAGCCACCAGAAGAAACATGAAAAGAGAGAGCAGGAAAATCCACCGGACACGATGATTACGGGCGATAAAACGCCATACTTTGGACAGAACGCCCTGTTTAAGGACATTCCTCGAACTTGACATCATGGATTCTCGAATTCTCGGCGCTGTTCAATATTACATTCAATTTTGGAAGAAAAAGGCTATACTCACGATAATAGATAGTTGGCAGCAGGGGAAAACATATTACCGGAGGAGTATAGCCATGGAAGACAAGAAAGTAAAAAAAGGGCATTGTGTCAACGAAAAAACACTGTTGGTAGCTATTGATTTGGGGAAAAGGAGACATTACGGGTATTTTCGGGGTCCTCGGAAAAAGAAGAGTAAGGTATTTTCTATTGGGAACACGCTGCGGGAGTCTGTAGGGATTGGAGAGGGACTGGAAGCAATGAAGTGTGAAAGGGGTAGATTGAAGGGGGCTTCACCTAAAAATCTCGACATGATGCTTATCGTTTCACGAGAAAATATTTATGAAAATATTCTTGGGTTCAAGTCCTCTTGAAGGACGAATCCCCCCTGTCCTTCGGACATCCCCCCTTATTAAGGGGGGAATCATGTTGGCAGGCAAGCTTTTACCCCCTTAATAAGGGGGTCGCCGCTTTATGCGGCGGGGGGATTTTGTTCAAAGAGAAGATAAGTGATATGGCATGTCTATCGCCGAATAAAAAATGGGGGATGGCCTGTCATCCTTATTCCTTGACTATCCCCGTTATTTTCCCTACCTTATCAATACATTCTCGCCAGGATAACCGATACGGAGGAGTCGATGCCCCTGAAAAGACATCTGTGGCTTTTTCTCGTACTTGCAATGCTGGACGGCGCTGCCCTGCTTTCCGCACAAAAATTTCCCAGCCCAACCGGATTTGTCAATGATTTCGCCGGAGTGATGAAGCCCGAAGCAAAGCAGCAGCTTGAAGGCATACTCGCGGATTTGAAGCAGAAAACGAGCGTTGAAGTGTCCGTGGTGACCGTCAAGGACATGGGCGGCCTGGATGTCAGCACGTATGCTGTCGACCTGATGAAAACGTGGGGCATCGGGTCCAAAGAAAAGAATGAAGGCGTTCTCCTCCTCATGGCGCTCAAAGAGCGTAAGGTGAGAATCGAAGTTGGTTACGGCCTCGAGCCGATCTTGACCGACGCCCGCTCGGGTATGATTCGTGACCAGTATATCGTGCCCTATTTGAAAAAGAATGATTTCGATACCGGTCTCAGCCAGGGTGCGCTCGCCATTGTCGCCCTGATTGCCAAGGAAAAGGGGGTGGAACTCAGCGGAGCAGGCCCAGTTCCTCCTCCGCCGCGCGAAACGCGCCGCAGGGGCGGAGGCATGCCCTTCATCCAGCTCATTATATTTGCTGCCGTCATTTTGCTGCTCCTCGGCCGGAGAGGCGGCGGCGGCTGCCTGACCGGTCTTCTCCTGGGAAGTATGCTCGGCGGGGTAGGAAGTAATCGCCACGAGGGATTCGGCGGTTTTGGCGGCGGATTTGGCGGGAGCGGGTTCAGCGGGGGTGGATTCGGCGGAGGCGGCGGATTCAGCGGTTTCGGGGGCGGATTCTCCGGCGGCGGCGGCGCTTCAGGGAGCTTTTAACGGAGGGATTATGGAAAAAAGAAATGAACATATGAAAAAAGTTGCGGACGAATTCCTGCAGAATGTCAAAAGCTGCTTCGGCGAGAATCTTCAGTCTGTTATCCTTTACGGCCCGGCGGCGCGAGATGAGAATGCACCCGGCCGTTTCTCCATTCATTTTCTTGTGGTAGTGCGGGACAATACTCCGAGCGCGCTCGCTCCCTGCTCTGTGTTTGTGAAAAAGTGGGCGAAGAAGGGAATCGCGGTTCCTCTTTTTCTCACTCAGGAATATATCCGTGATTCGCTCGACACGTTCCCTCTTGAATTCATGGAGATGAAAAGCTCATACCAGATGATCTTCGGCGAAGATGTACTGGGAACCATTACCTTTCAGGGCTGTGATGTGCGGAGCGAGTGCGAGCGCGAGATCAAGGGAAAACTCCTCCATCTTCGGGCTGAATACCTTCTCCACCGGGGGAACCGGAAAGGGCTGATCGACCTGATACACCGCTCTCTCAACACCTTCCGCCTGGTATTCGCCGGCGCCCTCTTCCTGAAGAAAAGCGCCATCCCGGAAAAAACTGCGGAACTCTTAAAAGCGATGAGCAGTGAATATGGCCTTAATGAAGAGCTTCTCGATACTCTGCATGGAATCGCGCACGGCGGGAAAAAGCCCGATAAAGATACCGACCGCCTTTTCGATCTCTATGTGGAAGAGCTGGACAAACTTTCCAAAGCCTTAGATGTTTTCTGCCCAACGGAGGAATAGCATGAAAAAAGCTCTGATCATTGTCGCTGTCATTCTGGGTGTCATCCTCATTTTCGCCCTTAGTACGGCAGCGTGGCTGCGCACCACCTATAATCAGATGGTAGTGATTCAGGAACAGGTAAACGGCTCCTGGGCGCAGGTACAGACGGTTCTCCAGCGACGGTATGATCTGATCCCCAATCTTGTGGAAACGGTCAAGGGGTATGCCTCACACGAAGAGCGGGTGCTCACCGCGGTTACAGAGGCGCGGGCGAAGGTGGGAGGAGCGGCAACCCCGGCAGACCGGATGAAGGCGGAAGGGGATCTGTCCAATGCCCTTTCACGGCTGATGGTGGTGGTGGAGGCCTATCCCAATCTCAAGGCGAACCAGAATTTCATCGCTCTCCAGGACCAGCTCGAAGGCACCGAAAACCGTATCGCGGTGGAACGTCAAAGATATAACGACACAGTCCGCAGCTATAACCAGTATATCCGGCAGTTTCCCCAAAATATGATCGCGGGCATGTTCGGATTCGAGCGGAAGCCGTTTTTCGAGGCGCCCGGCGCAGCTCAGGAAGCCCCCAAGGTGCAGTTCAAGTAACATAATATCTACCGGCATTTACTACGAAAAGAGAGAACAGGCAGTTGAAACAGTTCTCTCTTTTTTTCCGGTTGATCAGTTGTTCTTCACGTGTTTCCAAGCCTGTAAATCCCCCCGCCTTCGGCTTCCCCCCTTAATAAGGGGGGCAAGGGGGGATTTTAGCTTTAATGCCTGCATCTCAACCGTCCGATCGGCTCTCCGCCCAGCATGTGCATGTGGGCATGGAAGACTTCCTGGCCGCCGTCCGCGTTGGTGTTCAGGATGAGCCTGAATCCGCTCCGGTCGATGTGCAGGTTCCGATGCACCGGAGCAACGGGATAGATGTCCGGAAACACCAGAACATCATCGTTTTCATACACCCGCCGGGTAGGGATTTCGCCGGATACGATCTTGCAGAAGACGCAGCCTTTCATGGTAATGTTCCTTTATGACTATACGGAGTAAATAATTGCGCATGTTTTAAGTGTTTATATCCTGAAACGAGTTCAGGATGACACGTGTCATGCCGAACTTGTTTCGGCATCTATAAAAAGTGTAATAACCTAAGTCACCACATATAGATAGGAGGCTTCTTATGGATAGACTTGTCTGTATTATGAAAAAAATACGCGCCGGGCTGTCCATTTTGCTCTTTCTTTTCAACGGGCTAATTTTTTCCACAGTTTTCCTGTCTTTTACAAGCAGAGCCCAGTCTCCATCCGCTCCTGAAATTAATCGCATCAGCCCCAAAATAGCCGTAATCAAAGATAATCTTACCATAACCGGAAATTATTTCGGCCTGAGCAAAGGCGCCGTTCTCTTCAATTCCCTTGCCGCGGACTCCATCCTGTCGTGGTACGAAACGACGATTCGGCTGGTTGTACCAATCGGCGCTCATAACGGCTTCCTGAAAGTAAAAAACGCCGATACAGGCCTGGAAGGCGCCTACCCATTATCAGTCAAGCCTTACATCATAAACATCAGCGCAAAGCCTCTTTTCCCGCGATCTAGTGTCAGCTCGGATACGCTCGTCATATCCGGGTGCAGCTTCGGTGATTTCACGGAGGAATGCACAGTTACCTTTACGCTGGTAATTCCCGCCAAAACTATCGTTTCCTGGAATGACACCACTGTTGTGGTAATCGTTCCCTCCGGCGCTCAGACCGGAATGATGGGACTATCCAACCCAAAAGGTGACAGCAATTATGTATGGTATAAAAAACCGCTTGTGCCGTCCAATTCAGGAATAGTCCGTCTGACCATACGCGACGTGGATACCGGAGAGATACTTCCCTGCCGGGTCACTCTGGCCGATTCGGCGGGCAATTTCTGGGGGCCGGAAGGTATGCAACCGAAAAATCGTTCGTTTTTTTATTGTCTCGGCGACACTTCCATGTTTCTAAGCAAAGGGAGATACTATGCATCAATTTTCCGCGGGAATGAATACATCCCCATGCAGAACAAGCCGATAGATGTCCCTGAATATTCACAGCAGATTTTCACCATTGATCTAACCCTCAAACGCTGGATTCACTTGAAACAGATGGGGTGGTATTCCTGCGACAGCCATGTACATTCACAAGGATCCATAACTCCTGAAGGCGCCTATTACGTTCAGTTGGGAGAAGACCTGAACATCCTCCAGCTCGACGCCCTTGGTGAAGGCAACTGGACGGCCGATTACCAGTACTTCGCGAATAAACCCTATTCATTTTCTCTTCCGTTCTATCTTTTTACCTATGGGGAGGAATGGCGGTCGAGGTCGTGGCAGAATCACATGATCACCCTTAACTGTCAACGTCCTCTTTCCGCTTACGGTAACGGGTATTATGACGTCGCCAACTGCAAATATGCGTACTCCTATCCTCCGGCGCTGGATTTCCTTGATGAAGCGCACCAGATGGGAGGAATCGTGGTGGCAGGACATCCCTTCCCGTTCAGCCAGCCCTGGACAGTCGATCCGGCAAGTGGCGCCGACCGTCATACTGCCTATGAGCTTCCGGTCGATGTGGCTCTCGGGAAAATTGACGGAATGGAAGTATACATTTATAGCCAGGGTGACACCTGGACCCGGTATGTGTGGTACAAACTGCTCAACTGCGGATTCCGGGTGCCGCCGTTCGTAGGCTCGGATGTGCTCAATTTCACATCCAATTTATCATCTTATTTTTTCCCCGGAATAGTGCGGCATTATGTATATGTTCCGAATCAAACTCAACAGCTCGGTTTCAGCGACTGGATTCGTGAGGCGGTGAAAGGAAGGAGTTTCGTTTCCACCGGGGCGGCGCTTTTTTTCACAGTCAACGGAGAGATGCCCGGTTCTGAACTATCGTTAAAATCAGTGAACGGAACAGCGAAAGTCACC is a window encoding:
- a CDS encoding cyclic nucleotide-binding domain-containing protein translates to MSEVSVQKLKDFSLFKGLSVEELGRVSRIVTTGEKEAGATIISENEPGNELFLLEDGVVEILKTLTIVTSRNEFGAKERSFIRMTGENHCYFGEMVLFGKKERSATVKAVTKCQLFIIKDSDFLSLCEQEPRIGYIVLTNIALILSDYLRRANEDIIKLTTALSLALSG
- a CDS encoding ion channel: MMSSSRNVLKQGVLSKVWRFIARNHRVRWIFLLSLFMFLLVALIRAVEMSANRHYDSVWDSIYWFVVTIATVGYGDITPRTTGGKLLTIPLIMLGVILMSFLTGTIASILTATRIREGRGLQKLNLQNHVVICGYNSNIERVIGGIVSTARSLPDIVLINTHPETEITNLIERFSEASIRFVRGDYTAEPTLMRASIVKASSAIILADPGPDGQAKPDDRTLIAALAIKSVARNVEVCAELLDAANEVHLKRAGVDQIIFSGEFNGFLLSSAVMTPGITQALREIMCTDRGSVIKRAPIPHELVGKSFQTAVVDFMDHQGSILLGIITEKKTFNMEDMLKGDKDIIDDFIRRKFEDAGRSLEIESKGRMTVVMNPGKNYHITEDDFAVILTSHNKEMNV
- a CDS encoding TPM domain-containing protein, with the protein product MPLKRHLWLFLVLAMLDGAALLSAQKFPSPTGFVNDFAGVMKPEAKQQLEGILADLKQKTSVEVSVVTVKDMGGLDVSTYAVDLMKTWGIGSKEKNEGVLLLMALKERKVRIEVGYGLEPILTDARSGMIRDQYIVPYLKKNDFDTGLSQGALAIVALIAKEKGVELSGAGPVPPPPRETRRRGGGMPFIQLIIFAAVILLLLGRRGGGGCLTGLLLGSMLGGVGSNRHEGFGGFGGGFGGSGFSGGGFGGGGGFSGFGGGFSGGGGASGSF
- a CDS encoding LemA family protein; its protein translation is MKKALIIVAVILGVILIFALSTAAWLRTTYNQMVVIQEQVNGSWAQVQTVLQRRYDLIPNLVETVKGYASHEERVLTAVTEARAKVGGAATPADRMKAEGDLSNALSRLMVVVEAYPNLKANQNFIALQDQLEGTENRIAVERQRYNDTVRSYNQYIRQFPQNMIAGMFGFERKPFFEAPGAAQEAPKVQFK
- a CDS encoding HIT domain-containing protein, whose amino-acid sequence is MKGCVFCKIVSGEIPTRRVYENDDVLVFPDIYPVAPVHRNLHIDRSGFRLILNTNADGGQEVFHAHMHMLGGEPIGRLRCRH
- a CDS encoding CehA/McbA family metallohydrolase, which encodes MDRLVCIMKKIRAGLSILLFLFNGLIFSTVFLSFTSRAQSPSAPEINRISPKIAVIKDNLTITGNYFGLSKGAVLFNSLAADSILSWYETTIRLVVPIGAHNGFLKVKNADTGLEGAYPLSVKPYIINISAKPLFPRSSVSSDTLVISGCSFGDFTEECTVTFTLVIPAKTIVSWNDTTVVVIVPSGAQTGMMGLSNPKGDSNYVWYKKPLVPSNSGIVRLTIRDVDTGEILPCRVTLADSAGNFWGPEGMQPKNRSFFYCLGDTSMFLSKGRYYASIFRGNEYIPMQNKPIDVPEYSQQIFTIDLTLKRWIHLKQMGWYSCDSHVHSQGSITPEGAYYVQLGEDLNILQLDALGEGNWTADYQYFANKPYSFSLPFYLFTYGEEWRSRSWQNHMITLNCQRPLSAYGNGYYDVANCKYAYSYPPALDFLDEAHQMGGIVVAGHPFPFSQPWTVDPASGADRHTAYELPVDVALGKIDGMEVYIYSQGDTWTRYVWYKLLNCGFRVPPFVGSDVLNFTSNLSSYFFPGIVRHYVYVPNQTQQLGFSDWIREAVKGRSFVSTGAALFFTVNGEMPGSELSLKSVNGTAKVTVRADARWMGGIKTIYILVNGETVSSQSYGGSTEAVLSTEIALSRSSWIAARVEGNSAGRFYGNAHSAPVYVTVDGKPIRSRSDALYFVNWIDKHIALLDSANHFDTVEHKKRTFDLYRKGQDVFRARADTTYTTAVDSPRPSQFALYPNVPNPFNPSTVVSFELPERGRVSLEIYDILGQRVKILFAGELERGIHRLSVSLAGKSSGLYFLRLTSSHGTLTRKMLFLQ